A genomic stretch from Desulfotignum balticum DSM 7044 includes:
- a CDS encoding NUDIX hydrolase, translating into MLATHPIPVPAVRLIITDTRQRVLVLKRSQGTYAEGQWCLPGGKIDYGDTVEQAARRELKEETDLDCTALQFLFYQDSLPFSEKEMHCINFYFTARVSGDIRLNRESTDHAFIRPDELAAYRLAFRNDEGLARFWKQ; encoded by the coding sequence ATGTTAGCAACCCACCCGATACCCGTACCGGCCGTCCGCCTGATCATCACCGATACCCGTCAAAGGGTGCTGGTTCTCAAGCGGAGCCAGGGCACTTACGCGGAAGGACAATGGTGTCTGCCCGGCGGAAAAATCGATTACGGCGATACCGTGGAACAGGCGGCCCGCAGGGAACTCAAGGAGGAGACTGATCTGGACTGCACGGCATTGCAGTTCCTGTTCTACCAGGACAGCCTGCCGTTTTCTGAAAAAGAGATGCACTGCATCAATTTTTACTTTACTGCCCGGGTCAGCGGAGACATCAGGCTGAACCGGGAATCCACTGACCATGCCTTTATCCGGCCCGATGAACTGGCTGCCTACCGGCTTGCCTTTCGCAATGATGAAGGCCTGGCCCGCTTTTGGAAACAATGA